The following DNA comes from Tunturibacter psychrotolerans.
TCACATTTCGCCGGCGGGTTCGATCAAACAGAATGGGCCTGCAGGAAAGTATCTGACCGAGCATGGAGTGAAGCCTTCGGACTTCAACAGCTATGGTTCTCGACGCGGCAACCATGAGGTGATGGTGCGCGGGACGTTTGCGAATGTGCGGCTGCGGAACAAACTCGCTCCTGGGACTGAAGGCGGCGTGACGCGGCTGCTGCCGGATGATGTGCCGATGTCGATCTACGATGCGAGCGTGGAGTATGCGAAGCGCAAGACGCCGTTGGCGATTCTGGCGGGTAAGGAGTATGGGTCGGGGTCTTCGCGTGACTGGGCGGCTAAGGGTCCGCGGCTGCTTGGGATCAAGTTTGTGATCGCAGAGAGCTATGAGCGGATTCACCGGTCGAACCTTGTCGGGATGGGGATTCTGCCGCTGCAGTTTTTGCCGGGACAGAATGTGGAGTCGCTGCGCCTGACGGGCGAGGAAATATTTGCGATTGGGGAGACGCCGGGGCAGTTGAAGGCGATGCTCGATAGCAAGTTCGCCGATGGCAAGGTGGTGACGGTGTTTGCGGAGTCGGACCTGGGGAAGACGATCGAGTTCTCGGCGACGGTGAGAATCGATACGCCGCAGGAGATTCTGTACTACCAGAACGGCGGGATTCTGCAGTATGTGCTGCGGCAGTTGGCCGGGAAGGCGTAACCGAGCGACTATACTGTTTGCATTCGTCAGCCTTTCAGGTTGCCGATCTCGGAACCCTCGTGGCGCTTCGCCAAAAAGACAGCTGCGGGGGTTCTTCTCTTTAATTTCAGAAACTCCTTGTCCTGCCGGACGAGCCCACTTCGCGTGGAGCGGTCACTTCGTGACTTGTGTACCGGTCTTGGCTGGATGATCTACCGCGGTCCTCCCGTTGGTCGGAATCTTCAATTTTTAAGTCACTGGGTGAGCATGCTCGGTAACTTCGCCGTCGATGCTTGTAGGTTGCGAGCCTGAGCTTCTAGATGGGCTACAGCGATTCGAAACATTTCGGCGGTCTGGACGAAGGCCGTGAGATCCATCCGGACAGAGACGCCGCCGACGTGGAGGCTGAGGGTTCCACAACCACAGACCGAGATGCTGCCCAGTCCTGCGGAGGAGGCGAGGGTTTGGTGCTTGTCTTCAGTGCACATGACTAGACTCCTTGTTTTGCGTAGTACTCGGCGACCGGGCGTGGGTCGAGCTCGAAGGGAACGTGCTGCGAGTTGGGAAGCATGCGGAGGACGCCATGATCGGTGGCTCCGTCGGTTGCGAACTGGAGATAGTTGGGGAGGGCTAGGCGAGGTGACTGGCGGGATTCGAGCGTGGCCTGCATGTCGCTGGCGAAGGCGGTGAGTTTGACGAAGTCGCCGACGCGGAGAACGGCAGAGCCAATGGTGAGGATGCGGCCGTTGACCATAACGTGGCCGTGGTTGACCAGCTGACGGGCAGAGGCCATGCTGCGGGCAAAGCCGAGGCGGAAGACGACGTTGTCGAGGCGCCGCTCGAGAAGGCCGATGAGACTTTCGATCCAATTGGACTGCTGGAAGGTGCGTGCGTCCCGGACGAAGCGGCGGAGTTGCTCTTCGCGGAGGCCGTAGTGGAAGAGGAGCTTCTGCTTTTCGCGGAGTTGTGAGGCGAACTCGGAGAGTTTTTTGTTCTTAGTTTGGCCGTGCTGGCCAGGTGGGTAGCTTCGTGTAGCAAGCGCTCCTGGCTTGCCGAGGCCGGGCAGTTCGAGCTCGAGGGCACGCTGCATCTTGAACTTCGTTCTATGGCTCATGCGTCATCCTTTTGTGCGTCCCAGGAAGGGGACGTGATTGCCGATCTCAACCCCGGGTCCAGCGCTTCGCCAAAAGACAGATGGATTAGGGAGTCTTGCTTTACTTGAACTCAGACTCCTTCAGTCCTATATCTTTTGCAATTGCTTTTCTGGATTGCAGGAGGTGGGGTTTCGCGTCAGCTTCGCGGCGTTGTAGTTGTGCGGTGAAGCTGCGGGGACGACAGCACAGCCTGTTGTACGCTGTTTTGACTATGACAATCCGCCTCGTTCGCGTCGCTGTGCTCTTTGGCGCTTTTCTGTTGATGGAGACTTCTCTCTTGGCTCAATCCGGTTCGACTATGTTTGATGGCGTGTGGTTGGGCACGCTGAATGTGGGAGCGCAGACGCTTCGGCTTCAATTACATCTTCAGACGGGCGTGACGGGGAGTTGCACGCTGGACAGTCTTGATCAGAATGGATTCAGGATCGTTTGCGACCACGTGGAGGTGAAGGGGGAGAAGCTTTCTTTCGAGGTGCCAACGGTGGGCGGAAGCTGGAGCGGGCGCATCTCTGCGGATGGAAAGACGCTGACGGGCACGTGGATGCAGGGCGGAGGCTCCTGGCGACTGGTGATGCAGCATCAGGCGACAGCGATTGGGCCTTCGGAGACTGCGGCGTTGGTGTTTGACCCGGCGATGGCAGCGGTTGCGGTGACGGATTTGAAGCCGGTTCTGGATCACGATCTCGTGGCAGCTTTGAAGGACGGTATGCTGGCTCCGCAGAATCATGGCGGCGTGACAATTGGTGTGGTGCAGCGTGGGGTGAAACGTATCTTCAACTATGGCGCGGCTTCTCCGGACGATGTGTTTGAGATTGGGTCGATTACGAAGACCTTTACGGGGCTGATACTCGCGCAGATGGTGGAACAGGGAAAGGTTCGCCTGGACGAGCCGGTACGGGAGCTTTTGCCGCCAGGGACGGTCGCGAAGCCGACGTCGGGCGCAGAGATTACGCTGCTGGAATTGAGCGATCAACACTCCGGTCTGCCTCGCTTGCCGGAAAATTTGAAGCCTGCGGACCCACGGAATCCGTATGCTGACTATGACGAGAGCCTTTTGTATGCGTATATCGCTCAGCATGGCGTTGGAGTCGCTCCGGGTGTAGCGTTTGGCTACAGCAATCTTGGGGTGGGGTTGCTGGGGCAAGCTCTGGCGGTTCGGTCGGGAGAGTCGTATGCCGAACTTTTGCATGCGCAGATTACGGGTCCGCTGCAGATGCGGAGCACCGGCATCGCATTAAGCGCGGAGATGCGGGCGCATCTTGCGCAGGGGCATGATGTGAAGGGCCAACCCGTCGGGACCTGGGACCTTACCGCGCTGGCGGGCGCCGGCGCGGTTCGATCGACAGCTGCGGATATGTTGACTTATCTGGAGGCACAACTTCATCCCGACCATCTTCCGGTTGGCGGCGTTGGCGTCGAGAGCAAGACGCTGGGTGCTGCGATCAAAGCTTCGCATTTCATCCATGCGGAGATCAGCCCCGGCATAAAGATTGGGTTGAACTGGTTTCGAGACGATGCGACGGGAAATTACTTTCACGACGGCGCGACCGGAGGTTACAGCTCGTACTCTGTATTCAACCCTGAGAAAGACTTCGCTTTGGTTGTTTTGTGCAACACAACCCAGGGCGCGGACGCGTTTGCGAATAGGTTGGGCGGGCATATTACGCAGAGGATGGCGGGTGTGCCAGCTATCTCTCTTGCCCCACTGCCTTAGTGGGACGGCGATCTGACGGGTCTTATACGCCTGACGCACGAGTGCGGGATTTGCACCGTACGTATCGATGGTGGGCTTGTTTGGAGCGACAGCCTATAATGAACTATGGCAATCGCTCCTCCGGCCTCTTCGCAGGCTGGCCCGCAGCCGAAGCCGCACGAAGAACCGAAGAGCCAACCGGATGTGGAACATACCGAGACGGGGATCGAGCTGGAGGCAGCTCTTCCGGTCGCGGAACCACCGGTGGCATCGGACGCGACCCCTCGCGCGAAACGAAAGAAGCAGCCGGTGACACCTGATAGCTCCGCTCTTGTGATTGCCGGTGTGGATGAGTCTTCGGCGAGCCATCTGGCGGGTAGCTCGGCGAAGGATATTCATGTGGTGGATGCGAAGTTTCATCGTCTGCTGGAGACGGTGCATGAGAACCGGCCGGCGGATGATTTGGAGATTATTCGCAAGGCGTGGGCGTTCTGCCTGCAGCAGCATGAGGGACAGAAGCGGGCCAGTGGCGAGCCATACATCATTCATCCTCTCGAAGTAGCGCAGGTACTGGCCGAATTGAAGATGGATTCGACGGCGATCGCGGCGGGGTTGCTGCATGATGCGGTGGAAGACACGGATGTTACCTCTGCTGAAATTGCGAAGCGGTTTGGAGACCAGGTCGCACACATCGTCGAGGGTGTGACGAAGCTGGAGAAGATCAAGTTTGCCAATCGCGAGGACCATCAGGCGGAGAACATTCGCAAGATGCTGCTGGCGATGGTGACCGATGTTCGCGTGGTGATTATTAAGCTCGCTGATCGGTTACATAATATGCGGACACTGGAGCATTTGAAGCCGGAGAAGCAGCAGAAGATTGCGCGGGAGACGCTGGATATCTACGCACCGCTGGCGCATCGGCTGGGAATGGGCAAGCTGCGCGGCGAGTTGGAGGATCTGGCCTTTCGGTATACCGATCCTTATGCGTATGAGCAGGTGTCTACGGAAGTTGATGCGCTGCGCGGGGCTGGTGAAGAGTTTTTGCAGAAGATCGTGAAACAGCTTGAGGCGAAGCTGAAGGAGTTCAAGATTGAGGGGCGGGTGGAGTCGCGGATTAAGCGACTGTATTCGATTCAGCAGAAGCTGGTGGACCAGAAGATTCCTGTCGATCAGGTCTATGATCTTTTGGCGATTCGCGTGATTTGTAATTCGGTGCAGGATTGCTACGCGTTGCTGGGACTGCTGCACTCGATCTGGCGGCCGGTGCCGGGGAGGATTAAAGATTTCATTGCGATGCCTCGGCCAAATCTTTATCAGTCGCTGCATACGACGCTGATTGCAGAAGGTGGTCATCAGTTCGAGGTACAGATTCGCACGGAGGATATGCATCGTGTCGCGGAGGAAGGGATCGCGGCGCACTGGAAGTACAAGGCCTCAGACAATGTGAGCGCCAAAGACGAGCAGCGACTGGCGTGGGTGCGGCAGTTGATGGAATGGCAGCGGGAGATGACCGATCCCAATGAGTTCATGTCGACGCTGAAGATCGATCTGTACCCGGAGGAGGTTTACACCTTTACTCCTAAGGGGAAGGTGGTGGTGCTGCCGAAGGATGCGAGCCCGATTGATTTTGCTTACGCGATTCATACCGAGGTCGGGAATACGACGGTTGGCGCAAAGGTGAATGGGCGGATCGTTCCGCTGCGGACCAAGCTGCGAAATGGGGACATCGTCGAGATCACGACACAGGCAGGGCATGCTCCGAGCCGCGACTGGCTTAGCTTTACGAAGAGTTCGCGGGCACGAAACAAGATCAAGCACTGGCTGAATGAACACCAGCGCGAACGGGCGATCGAGATCGGCAAGAAGCTGCTGGACCGCGAAGCGAGGAAGTACAAGCTGTCGCTGGGTAAGTTCCACGAGGCGGACTACGACAAGGTCGCCAGTGAGTATGGTCTGGGAACGGAGGCGGAGTTGCTGGCGGGGGTTGGATTTGGGAAGTTTTCGGCCCGGCAGGTATTGAATAAGCTGGAGCCGGGTTCGACGATGTCGGCCGAGCCTGCATTGCCGGAGGGTGGAGTCGGCAATACTGTGGGGCAGATGTCGGAGGCGGTGAAGCGGGTCTTCTTCGGGAAGGGATCTGACTCGCTGCAGGTGGAGGGGCAGGACGATCTGCTGGTGTACCGGGCGCGTTGT
Coding sequences within:
- a CDS encoding serine hydrolase domain-containing protein, yielding MTIRLVRVAVLFGAFLLMETSLLAQSGSTMFDGVWLGTLNVGAQTLRLQLHLQTGVTGSCTLDSLDQNGFRIVCDHVEVKGEKLSFEVPTVGGSWSGRISADGKTLTGTWMQGGGSWRLVMQHQATAIGPSETAALVFDPAMAAVAVTDLKPVLDHDLVAALKDGMLAPQNHGGVTIGVVQRGVKRIFNYGAASPDDVFEIGSITKTFTGLILAQMVEQGKVRLDEPVRELLPPGTVAKPTSGAEITLLELSDQHSGLPRLPENLKPADPRNPYADYDESLLYAYIAQHGVGVAPGVAFGYSNLGVGLLGQALAVRSGESYAELLHAQITGPLQMRSTGIALSAEMRAHLAQGHDVKGQPVGTWDLTALAGAGAVRSTAADMLTYLEAQLHPDHLPVGGVGVESKTLGAAIKASHFIHAEISPGIKIGLNWFRDDATGNYFHDGATGGYSSYSVFNPEKDFALVVLCNTTQGADAFANRLGGHITQRMAGVPAISLAPLP
- a CDS encoding RelA/SpoT family protein, with the protein product MAIAPPASSQAGPQPKPHEEPKSQPDVEHTETGIELEAALPVAEPPVASDATPRAKRKKQPVTPDSSALVIAGVDESSASHLAGSSAKDIHVVDAKFHRLLETVHENRPADDLEIIRKAWAFCLQQHEGQKRASGEPYIIHPLEVAQVLAELKMDSTAIAAGLLHDAVEDTDVTSAEIAKRFGDQVAHIVEGVTKLEKIKFANREDHQAENIRKMLLAMVTDVRVVIIKLADRLHNMRTLEHLKPEKQQKIARETLDIYAPLAHRLGMGKLRGELEDLAFRYTDPYAYEQVSTEVDALRGAGEEFLQKIVKQLEAKLKEFKIEGRVESRIKRLYSIQQKLVDQKIPVDQVYDLLAIRVICNSVQDCYALLGLLHSIWRPVPGRIKDFIAMPRPNLYQSLHTTLIAEGGHQFEVQIRTEDMHRVAEEGIAAHWKYKASDNVSAKDEQRLAWVRQLMEWQREMTDPNEFMSTLKIDLYPEEVYTFTPKGKVVVLPKDASPIDFAYAIHTEVGNTTVGAKVNGRIVPLRTKLRNGDIVEITTQAGHAPSRDWLSFTKSSRARNKIKHWLNEHQRERAIEIGKKLLDREARKYKLSLGKFHEADYDKVASEYGLGTEAELLAGVGFGKFSARQVLNKLEPGSTMSAEPALPEGGVGNTVGQMSEAVKRVFFGKGSDSLQVEGQDDLLVYRARCCNPIRGEEIVGYVTRGKGVAVHARSCPNVQNLLYESDRRIQVEWSPSPTEPGTTKAQTYPVKLTVLCDDRSGMLKEFTAIISDDGTNIRSVDTKPMPDGQVVVDFVVETVDVRHLNKLVQNLRKVPGVRDVQRVQKI
- the rpsD gene encoding 30S ribosomal protein S4, encoding MSHRTKFKMQRALELELPGLGKPGALATRSYPPGQHGQTKNKKLSEFASQLREKQKLLFHYGLREEQLRRFVRDARTFQQSNWIESLIGLLERRLDNVVFRLGFARSMASARQLVNHGHVMVNGRILTIGSAVLRVGDFVKLTAFASDMQATLESRQSPRLALPNYLQFATDGATDHGVLRMLPNSQHVPFELDPRPVAEYYAKQGV